A window of the Hordeum vulgare subsp. vulgare chromosome 5H, MorexV3_pseudomolecules_assembly, whole genome shotgun sequence genome harbors these coding sequences:
- the LOC123399437 gene encoding probable periplasmic serine endoprotease DegP-like isoform X2 produces MAADPLDREKKKMKMAVDLWSDSDEESPVPSEWAGVNPDSFRDDYLAKVEQDRLDEQSAPRPVKIATLDYYKPPTMFHTVELFPVSQSGSKAVLRAAKFLLGVSSSLDGEPLRRCSGFWVDWDEEKKTGLVLTTARLIRTKDAPYSVWSGGEEYAADAHVTVHLLNGTSAEGQLVYLQPHYDLAFLSVQVDQPINLPSLNEKDVEYAQEVFRLGRDDSLNLRITYARAEYLNPTMFERHHNVYFRSPDGHGDNSEYDNGGPVINLCGEVVGMVNVPKRFGSFVPSSILLNCLDSWKKYQHIPRPHLGMMFKDIKLLEPAHVDMLWRTFNIDDGLIVQEVSGGSAAEKSGIQKGDIIESFNGKPVSSTIELENVLMSICKCPLDVEVHIYVGVFHILKEQRSTIELTAKLSELGEIITRGPTDS; encoded by the exons ATGGCGGCCGATCCCTTGgacagggagaagaagaagatgaagatggcgGTGGATCTGTGGAGCGACAGCGACGAGGAATCGCCCGTCCCGTCCGAGTGGGCGGGGGTTAATCCCGACTCCTTCCGCGACGACTACTTGGCCAAGGTGGAACAGGACAGGCTCGACGAACAATCAG CTCCCCGCCCCGTGAAAATTGCTACGCTCGATTACTACAAACCCCCCACCATGTTTCACACCGTCGAGCTCTTCCCCGTCTCTCAATCCGGCAGCAAGGCCGTCCTCCGCGCTGCCAAATTTCTTCTAGGGGTTTCATCCTCGCTCG ATGGTGAACCGCTAAGACGGTGCTCTGGCTTCTGGGTCGACTGGGATGAGGAGAAGAAAACCGGCCTTGTTTTGACAACTGCACGGCTGATTCGCACAAAGGATGCTCCTTACAGTGTCTGGTCAGGCGGTGAAGAGTATGCTGCAGATGCTCAT GTCACTGTTCATTTGCTAAATGGCACCAGTGCAGAGGGCCAGCTGGTCTATCTCCAGCCCCACTACGATCTCGCTTTCCTGAGCGTTCAGGTGGATCAACCAATCAACCTACCATCTTTGAATGAAAAAGATGTAGAATATGCTCAAGAGGTTTTTCGGCTCGGAAGAGATGATTCCTTAAATCTGAGGATAACATATGCCAGGGCAGAATATTTGAATCCAACCATGTTTGAGCGGCACCACAATGTATACTTCCGTTCTCCAGATGGCCATGGCGATAATAGTGAG TATGACAATGGGGGCCCAGTTATTAACTTGTGTGGAGAAGTTGTTGGAATGGTCAACGTCCCTAAGAGATTTGGGTCTTTTGTACCTTCTTCCATTTTGCTCAATTGTTTGGATTCATGGAAGAAATATCA GCACATCCCCCGGCCCCATCTTGGAATGATGTTTAAGGACATCAAACTTCTAGAACCTGCTCATGTTGACATGTTATGGCGTACGTTTAACATTGATGATGGTCTTATTGTTCAAGAG GTGTCGGGAGGATCTGCTGCTGAGAAATCTGGAATCCAAAAAGGTGATATTATTGAATCTTTCAATGGAAAGCCTGTTTCTTCCACAATTGAG TTGGAAAATGTGCTGATGAGCATATGCAAGTGCCCTTTAGATGTTGAAGTTCATATTTAT GTTGGGGTGTTTCACATACTCAAAGAACAACGAAGCACCATAGAGTTGACTGCAAAATTATCAGAACTTGGAGAAATTATTACAAGAG GTCCTACAGACTCTTGA
- the LOC123397718 gene encoding release factor glutamine methyltransferase isoform X2: MRLDTTVPRKSVVSALGVAIFLLLSPLSEEAMLSLSARPILAAFLLPKPKPKPRRLLLLLLRHLHSSSSASALTPPTPRTTTPDLPEDADPTPLFLRPPAHPVPDASLAAFRLRAAALVPPSAPHLHRHLRWLLADASAPAPSSADPAAPHLHLLRAPLDELEALWLRHVRDRRPFQYVVGNEHWKDLVVAVRDGVLIPRPETEAVVDMVGAVEGFQDGWWADLGTGSGAIAVAVARMLGPAGRVFATDVSEVAVEVARLNVHRYGVQDKVEIRRGSWFEPLEDVKGKLMGVISNPPYIPTDDLPGLQPEVGWHEPKLALDGGKDGLDHLLHLCEGLSSALMPGGFFVFEREYHITRIKQCCFYMYYPTVP; the protein is encoded by the exons ATGAGGCTGGATACCACAGTCCCTCGTAAGTCTGTTGTTTCTGCCCTTGGAGTCGCCATTTTtctcctcctttcccctctctctgAAGAAGCCATGCTCTCGCTGTCCGCCCGACCCATCCTCGCCGCCTTCCTCCTCCCCAAGCCCAAGCCCAagccccgccgcctcctcctcctcctcctcagacacctccactcctcctcctccgcctccgcgcTGACGCCGCCCACCCCGCGGACCACCACCCCCGACCTTCCGGAGGACGCGGACCCCACGCCGCTCTTCCTCCGCCCGCCGGCCCACCCCGTCCCGGATGCCTCGCTCGCCGCCTTCCGCCTCCGGGCCGCGGCGCTCGTCCCGCCCTCCGCGCCGCACCTCCACCGCCACCTCCGCTGGCTCCTCGCGGACGCCTCCGCCCCCGCCCCGTCCAGCGCCGACCCGGCGGCgccccacctccacctcctccgcgCGCCGCTCGACGAGCTCGAGGCCCTGTGGCTCCGCCACGTCCGGGACAGGCGCCCGTTCCAGTACGTGGTCGGGAACGAGCACTGGAAGGACCTGGTGGTCGCGGTCCGGGACGGCGTGCTCATCCCGCGGCCCGAGACGgaggccgtcgtcgacatggtcgGGGCGGTAGAGGGGTTCCAGGACGGGTGGTGGGCGGACCTCGGGACCGGCAGCGGCGCCATCGCCGTGGCCGTGGCCAGGATGCTGGGGCCCGCGGGGAGGGTGTTCGCCACCGACGTCAGCGAGGTCGCTGTTGAGGTCGCGCGGCTCAACGTCCACAGGTACGGCGTGCAG GATAAAGTTGAGATAAGGCGCGGCTCATGGTTCGAACCTCTAGAAGATGTCAAGGGAAAACTGATGGGTGTCATTAGTAACCCTCCATACATACCAACTGATGACCTACCTGGCCTGCAACCTGAAGTTGGTTGGCATGAACCAAAATTGGCACTTGATGGAGGCAAAGATGGCCTTGATCATTTGCTTCATCTATGTGAAGGGTTATCTTCGGCACTGATGCCTGGAGGTTTCTTTGTTTTTGAG agggagtatcacATAACAAGAATCAAACAGTGTTGCTTTTATATGTACTACCCTACAGTGCCTTGA
- the LOC123399437 gene encoding probable periplasmic serine endoprotease DegP-like isoform X3, producing MAADPLDREKKKMKMAVDLWSDSDEESPVPSEWAGVNPDSFRDDYLAKVEQDRLDEQSAPRPVKIATLDYYKPPTMFHTVELFPVSQSGSKAVLRAAKFLLGVSSSLDGEPLRRCSGFWVDWDEEKKTGLVLTTARLIRTKDAPYSVWSGGEEYAADAHVTVHLLNGTSAEGQLVYLQPHYDLAFLSVQVDQPINLPSLNEKDVEYAQEVFRLGRDDSLNLRITYARAEYLNPTMFERHHNVYFRSPDGHGDNSEYDNGGPVINLCGEVVGMVNVPKRFGSFVPSSILLNCLDSWKKYQHIPRPHLGMMFKDIKLLEPAHVDMLWRTFNIDDGLIVQEVSGGSAAEKSGIQKGDIIESFNGKPVSSTIELENVLMSICKCPLDVEVHIYVLQTLELDARLRADVSIAWHTVMDTYL from the exons ATGGCGGCCGATCCCTTGgacagggagaagaagaagatgaagatggcgGTGGATCTGTGGAGCGACAGCGACGAGGAATCGCCCGTCCCGTCCGAGTGGGCGGGGGTTAATCCCGACTCCTTCCGCGACGACTACTTGGCCAAGGTGGAACAGGACAGGCTCGACGAACAATCAG CTCCCCGCCCCGTGAAAATTGCTACGCTCGATTACTACAAACCCCCCACCATGTTTCACACCGTCGAGCTCTTCCCCGTCTCTCAATCCGGCAGCAAGGCCGTCCTCCGCGCTGCCAAATTTCTTCTAGGGGTTTCATCCTCGCTCG ATGGTGAACCGCTAAGACGGTGCTCTGGCTTCTGGGTCGACTGGGATGAGGAGAAGAAAACCGGCCTTGTTTTGACAACTGCACGGCTGATTCGCACAAAGGATGCTCCTTACAGTGTCTGGTCAGGCGGTGAAGAGTATGCTGCAGATGCTCAT GTCACTGTTCATTTGCTAAATGGCACCAGTGCAGAGGGCCAGCTGGTCTATCTCCAGCCCCACTACGATCTCGCTTTCCTGAGCGTTCAGGTGGATCAACCAATCAACCTACCATCTTTGAATGAAAAAGATGTAGAATATGCTCAAGAGGTTTTTCGGCTCGGAAGAGATGATTCCTTAAATCTGAGGATAACATATGCCAGGGCAGAATATTTGAATCCAACCATGTTTGAGCGGCACCACAATGTATACTTCCGTTCTCCAGATGGCCATGGCGATAATAGTGAG TATGACAATGGGGGCCCAGTTATTAACTTGTGTGGAGAAGTTGTTGGAATGGTCAACGTCCCTAAGAGATTTGGGTCTTTTGTACCTTCTTCCATTTTGCTCAATTGTTTGGATTCATGGAAGAAATATCA GCACATCCCCCGGCCCCATCTTGGAATGATGTTTAAGGACATCAAACTTCTAGAACCTGCTCATGTTGACATGTTATGGCGTACGTTTAACATTGATGATGGTCTTATTGTTCAAGAG GTGTCGGGAGGATCTGCTGCTGAGAAATCTGGAATCCAAAAAGGTGATATTATTGAATCTTTCAATGGAAAGCCTGTTTCTTCCACAATTGAG TTGGAAAATGTGCTGATGAGCATATGCAAGTGCCCTTTAGATGTTGAAGTTCATATTTAT GTCCTACAGACTCTTGAACTGGATGCCAGATTGAGGGCGGATGTTTCTATAGCGTGGCATACTGTGATGGATACTTACCTGTGA
- the LOC123399437 gene encoding serine protease Do-like HtrA isoform X1, which yields MAADPLDREKKKMKMAVDLWSDSDEESPVPSEWAGVNPDSFRDDYLAKVEQDRLDEQSAPRPVKIATLDYYKPPTMFHTVELFPVSQSGSKAVLRAAKFLLGVSSSLDGEPLRRCSGFWVDWDEEKKTGLVLTTARLIRTKDAPYSVWSGGEEYAADAHVTVHLLNGTSAEGQLVYLQPHYDLAFLSVQVDQPINLPSLNEKDVEYAQEVFRLGRDDSLNLRITYARAEYLNPTMFERHHNVYFRSPDGHGDNSEYDNGGPVINLCGEVVGMVNVPKRFGSFVPSSILLNCLDSWKKYQHIPRPHLGMMFKDIKLLEPAHVDMLWRTFNIDDGLIVQEVSGGSAAEKSGIQKGDIIESFNGKPVSSTIELENVLMSICKCPLDVEVHIYVGVFHILKEQRSTIELTAKLSELGEIITRELRRKPIRAKGFTALHSTNSIKHLFLRKRSRQRLIIGLTDLRSYRLLNWMPD from the exons ATGGCGGCCGATCCCTTGgacagggagaagaagaagatgaagatggcgGTGGATCTGTGGAGCGACAGCGACGAGGAATCGCCCGTCCCGTCCGAGTGGGCGGGGGTTAATCCCGACTCCTTCCGCGACGACTACTTGGCCAAGGTGGAACAGGACAGGCTCGACGAACAATCAG CTCCCCGCCCCGTGAAAATTGCTACGCTCGATTACTACAAACCCCCCACCATGTTTCACACCGTCGAGCTCTTCCCCGTCTCTCAATCCGGCAGCAAGGCCGTCCTCCGCGCTGCCAAATTTCTTCTAGGGGTTTCATCCTCGCTCG ATGGTGAACCGCTAAGACGGTGCTCTGGCTTCTGGGTCGACTGGGATGAGGAGAAGAAAACCGGCCTTGTTTTGACAACTGCACGGCTGATTCGCACAAAGGATGCTCCTTACAGTGTCTGGTCAGGCGGTGAAGAGTATGCTGCAGATGCTCAT GTCACTGTTCATTTGCTAAATGGCACCAGTGCAGAGGGCCAGCTGGTCTATCTCCAGCCCCACTACGATCTCGCTTTCCTGAGCGTTCAGGTGGATCAACCAATCAACCTACCATCTTTGAATGAAAAAGATGTAGAATATGCTCAAGAGGTTTTTCGGCTCGGAAGAGATGATTCCTTAAATCTGAGGATAACATATGCCAGGGCAGAATATTTGAATCCAACCATGTTTGAGCGGCACCACAATGTATACTTCCGTTCTCCAGATGGCCATGGCGATAATAGTGAG TATGACAATGGGGGCCCAGTTATTAACTTGTGTGGAGAAGTTGTTGGAATGGTCAACGTCCCTAAGAGATTTGGGTCTTTTGTACCTTCTTCCATTTTGCTCAATTGTTTGGATTCATGGAAGAAATATCA GCACATCCCCCGGCCCCATCTTGGAATGATGTTTAAGGACATCAAACTTCTAGAACCTGCTCATGTTGACATGTTATGGCGTACGTTTAACATTGATGATGGTCTTATTGTTCAAGAG GTGTCGGGAGGATCTGCTGCTGAGAAATCTGGAATCCAAAAAGGTGATATTATTGAATCTTTCAATGGAAAGCCTGTTTCTTCCACAATTGAG TTGGAAAATGTGCTGATGAGCATATGCAAGTGCCCTTTAGATGTTGAAGTTCATATTTAT GTTGGGGTGTTTCACATACTCAAAGAACAACGAAGCACCATAGAGTTGACTGCAAAATTATCAGAACTTGGAGAAATTATTACAAGAG AACTCCGCCGGAAACCCATCAGGGCCAAGGGCTTTACCGCACTTCATTCCACCAATAGCATCAAGCACCTATTTCTCCGTAAAAGGAGCAGACAGAGACTCATTATCGGCCTCACCGACTTGAG GTCCTACAGACTCTTGAACTGGATGCCAGATTGA
- the LOC123397718 gene encoding release factor glutamine methyltransferase isoform X1 has protein sequence MRLDTTVPRKSVVSALGVAIFLLLSPLSEEAMLSLSARPILAAFLLPKPKPKPRRLLLLLLRHLHSSSSASALTPPTPRTTTPDLPEDADPTPLFLRPPAHPVPDASLAAFRLRAAALVPPSAPHLHRHLRWLLADASAPAPSSADPAAPHLHLLRAPLDELEALWLRHVRDRRPFQYVVGNEHWKDLVVAVRDGVLIPRPETEAVVDMVGAVEGFQDGWWADLGTGSGAIAVAVARMLGPAGRVFATDVSEVAVEVARLNVHRYGVQDKVEIRRGSWFEPLEDVKGKLMGVISNPPYIPTDDLPGLQPEVGWHEPKLALDGGKDGLDHLLHLCEGLSSALMPGGFFVFETNGNKQSEFLVDFISTKWSSSFCDVEAVLDFADIKRFVRGYRR, from the exons ATGAGGCTGGATACCACAGTCCCTCGTAAGTCTGTTGTTTCTGCCCTTGGAGTCGCCATTTTtctcctcctttcccctctctctgAAGAAGCCATGCTCTCGCTGTCCGCCCGACCCATCCTCGCCGCCTTCCTCCTCCCCAAGCCCAAGCCCAagccccgccgcctcctcctcctcctcctcagacacctccactcctcctcctccgcctccgcgcTGACGCCGCCCACCCCGCGGACCACCACCCCCGACCTTCCGGAGGACGCGGACCCCACGCCGCTCTTCCTCCGCCCGCCGGCCCACCCCGTCCCGGATGCCTCGCTCGCCGCCTTCCGCCTCCGGGCCGCGGCGCTCGTCCCGCCCTCCGCGCCGCACCTCCACCGCCACCTCCGCTGGCTCCTCGCGGACGCCTCCGCCCCCGCCCCGTCCAGCGCCGACCCGGCGGCgccccacctccacctcctccgcgCGCCGCTCGACGAGCTCGAGGCCCTGTGGCTCCGCCACGTCCGGGACAGGCGCCCGTTCCAGTACGTGGTCGGGAACGAGCACTGGAAGGACCTGGTGGTCGCGGTCCGGGACGGCGTGCTCATCCCGCGGCCCGAGACGgaggccgtcgtcgacatggtcgGGGCGGTAGAGGGGTTCCAGGACGGGTGGTGGGCGGACCTCGGGACCGGCAGCGGCGCCATCGCCGTGGCCGTGGCCAGGATGCTGGGGCCCGCGGGGAGGGTGTTCGCCACCGACGTCAGCGAGGTCGCTGTTGAGGTCGCGCGGCTCAACGTCCACAGGTACGGCGTGCAG GATAAAGTTGAGATAAGGCGCGGCTCATGGTTCGAACCTCTAGAAGATGTCAAGGGAAAACTGATGGGTGTCATTAGTAACCCTCCATACATACCAACTGATGACCTACCTGGCCTGCAACCTGAAGTTGGTTGGCATGAACCAAAATTGGCACTTGATGGAGGCAAAGATGGCCTTGATCATTTGCTTCATCTATGTGAAGGGTTATCTTCGGCACTGATGCCTGGAGGTTTCTTTGTTTTTGAG ACAAATGGCAACAAGCAGTCTGAGTTTC